Proteins co-encoded in one Saprospira grandis genomic window:
- a CDS encoding TonB-dependent receptor, protein MQSLPYLGLVLLLFCFSSQLWSQEKVSLSGYLRDAETGEELLFANVAIPAEAMGVSTNEYGYYALSLPKGQYVVSYSYVGYQTVLDTIDLQADLVKDIELLPESTTVDAVVVTDERTDENVKSTDMSVLSLDMKEAKKVPVIFGEQDIVKTLQLMPGVSPSSEGGSGFFVRGGNADQNLILLDDAPVYNAAHLLGFFSVFNSDALKDVKLYKGGVPAEFGGRASSVMDVHMKNGNSKTFSGSGGLGLISSRLTLEGPIVKDKGSFIVSGRRTYADLMFQLVADDFDGGSLYFYDLNLKANYKLGQKDRLYLSGYFGRDVFGFDGSGLDWGNATLTLRWNHLFNEKLFANTTFVYSEYDYGFAVRTDNFDIDLSAGINNLNLKQDYSYYLNPNNNIKFGWQSLYYNFRPGSFEAKDSETDDVLGSAKLAQQYALENAAYISNQHKINKKLSMNYGLRLTSFSNIGATTVKTYNEANEAIDSVSYGSGEFFNTYFGLEPRVNAVYLLDDKSSIKASYNRIYQYLHILSNASSGTPTDIWAPSTPLIKPQYADQVALGYFRNFLDNKLEFSVEGYYKQLGNQVDYEDGAETFLNEDLEAELVFGQGRAYGMEVFLRKRQGKFTGWVSYTLSKSERQFADINNGNWFSARQDRRHDISVVGVYDITKKWSLSAAWVYYTGDAITFPSGKYEVDGQIVNLFSSRNGDRMPDYHRLDIGATYVFRDSKKWYSDINFSVYNAYNRKNAYSISFQENEAGTGTEAVRLALFGIVPSISWNFKF, encoded by the coding sequence ATGCAATCCCTCCCTTATTTGGGCCTAGTCCTTCTGTTGTTCTGTTTTAGCAGCCAGCTTTGGAGCCAGGAAAAAGTCAGTTTATCGGGCTATCTTCGAGATGCCGAAACTGGAGAAGAACTGTTATTTGCCAATGTCGCCATTCCTGCCGAGGCCATGGGCGTGAGCACGAATGAGTACGGCTATTATGCCCTGAGTTTGCCCAAGGGGCAATATGTGGTTTCTTATTCTTATGTGGGTTATCAGACTGTTTTGGACACCATTGATTTGCAAGCGGATTTGGTTAAAGACATCGAGCTTTTGCCAGAATCGACCACCGTAGATGCGGTTGTCGTGACCGATGAGCGGACCGATGAGAACGTGAAAAGTACCGATATGAGCGTGCTTTCGCTAGATATGAAAGAGGCCAAAAAAGTGCCCGTTATTTTTGGGGAGCAAGACATTGTCAAAACCCTTCAGTTGATGCCTGGGGTGAGCCCCAGTAGCGAGGGCGGCAGTGGTTTTTTTGTGCGTGGGGGAAATGCAGACCAAAACCTAATTTTGCTTGATGATGCTCCGGTTTATAATGCGGCCCACCTTTTGGGCTTTTTCTCGGTCTTCAATTCGGATGCCCTCAAGGATGTGAAATTGTATAAAGGAGGCGTGCCGGCTGAGTTTGGTGGGCGGGCCTCTTCGGTTATGGATGTACATATGAAAAACGGAAACAGCAAAACGTTTTCGGGTTCTGGAGGTTTGGGCCTCATTTCTTCTCGGCTGACCTTAGAGGGACCAATCGTAAAAGATAAAGGCTCTTTTATTGTGTCTGGCCGCCGCACCTATGCCGATTTGATGTTTCAGTTGGTGGCCGATGATTTTGATGGCGGCTCGCTTTATTTTTATGATTTGAACCTGAAGGCCAACTATAAATTGGGCCAAAAAGACCGCCTTTATCTGTCGGGCTATTTCGGCCGAGATGTCTTTGGCTTTGATGGTTCGGGTTTAGATTGGGGAAATGCCACCCTGACGCTTCGTTGGAACCACCTCTTTAATGAAAAGCTCTTTGCCAATACCACTTTTGTCTATAGTGAGTATGATTATGGCTTTGCCGTGCGCACCGATAACTTTGATATTGATTTATCGGCTGGAATTAACAACCTCAACCTCAAGCAAGATTATAGCTACTACCTCAACCCCAATAACAACATCAAATTTGGCTGGCAGTCGCTTTATTACAACTTCCGTCCAGGCAGTTTTGAGGCTAAGGATTCGGAGACCGATGATGTTTTGGGCTCGGCCAAATTGGCCCAACAATATGCCCTAGAGAATGCGGCTTACATTAGCAATCAGCATAAAATTAATAAGAAACTGAGCATGAACTACGGTTTGCGCCTCACTTCTTTTTCCAATATTGGCGCCACTACCGTAAAAACCTACAATGAAGCCAATGAGGCCATTGATAGCGTGAGCTACGGCTCTGGGGAGTTTTTCAATACTTACTTTGGGCTAGAACCTCGGGTGAATGCGGTTTATTTGCTAGACGATAAGAGCTCAATCAAGGCCTCTTATAACCGCATTTATCAATATCTACACATTTTGTCTAATGCCAGCTCGGGCACACCCACCGATATTTGGGCCCCCTCTACCCCATTGATTAAGCCACAGTATGCCGACCAAGTTGCGCTGGGCTATTTCCGAAATTTCCTCGATAATAAGCTGGAATTTAGTGTAGAAGGCTACTACAAGCAACTAGGGAATCAAGTTGATTATGAAGATGGGGCCGAAACCTTTCTGAATGAAGACCTAGAAGCCGAATTGGTCTTTGGCCAAGGCCGCGCCTATGGTATGGAAGTCTTTTTGCGCAAACGCCAAGGCAAATTTACGGGTTGGGTTTCTTATACCCTCTCCAAATCAGAACGCCAATTTGCCGATATCAATAATGGCAACTGGTTTTCGGCTCGACAAGACCGCCGCCACGATATTTCTGTCGTTGGGGTCTATGATATTACTAAAAAATGGTCACTTTCGGCCGCTTGGGTCTATTATACTGGCGATGCCATTACCTTCCCTTCTGGAAAATATGAGGTGGATGGCCAAATTGTCAATCTCTTTTCTAGCCGAAATGGCGACCGCATGCCCGATTATCATCGCCTAGATATTGGCGCCACTTATGTCTTCCGAGATAGCAAAAAATGGTATTCTGATATCAACTTTTCGGTCTATAATGCCTACAACCGAAAAAATGCCTACAGCATTTCTTTCCAAGAAAATGAGGCCGGTACAGGCACCGAAGCCGTTCGCCTAGCCCTCTTTGGCATTGTCCCTTCTATTAGCTGGAACTTCAAATTTTAA
- a CDS encoding energy transducer TonB — MNLIIKCLSLMLLSSSLGFAQAIDSTNCWQRRGMPPRLSVEQTPKKDRVLTIAEEMPYLLTDSCAGTYSKAQRAAGNHLLLKLMAKEMNKNLPPNRGEERFSAVYLQFVVSTTGNLSQIQAIYPPGRRKTPLLEKAAIQALKQLDKEYLWQPAKHKGKVVACRLILPVRI; from the coding sequence ATGAACCTAATAATTAAATGCCTAAGCCTTATGCTCCTCTCTTCTTCTTTAGGGTTTGCCCAAGCCATAGATAGTACAAATTGCTGGCAACGGAGAGGGATGCCGCCAAGGCTAAGTGTAGAACAAACTCCAAAAAAGGATAGGGTGCTGACTATTGCCGAAGAAATGCCCTACCTATTGACCGATAGTTGTGCTGGAACATATAGCAAAGCCCAAAGAGCAGCCGGCAATCATCTCCTACTGAAGTTGATGGCCAAGGAAATGAACAAAAATCTTCCGCCCAATAGGGGGGAGGAGCGCTTCTCGGCAGTTTATCTTCAGTTTGTTGTCAGTACAACAGGTAATTTAAGCCAAATACAAGCTATTTATCCCCCAGGAAGAAGAAAGACGCCCTTACTGGAAAAAGCAGCTATTCAAGCCCTAAAACAACTAGACAAAGAATATCTCTGGCAGCCCGCTAAACATAAAGGTAAGGTAGTCGCCTGTCGGTTGATTTTGCCAGTGCGAATATAG
- a CDS encoding Rab family GTPase: MKNSKIIFTGSFAAGKSSILAQLLGDTFQSSYHTTIGPRFLEHKRGKDHYFFVDLGGEVGQEKIPAIRFINAKHIVYVVDLSRPQLFEQAKKDLTFLSRQYPDIPLHFLANKQDLLDEDILAKRLAALPQEPILVCSAKTAENIQEIWKLF, translated from the coding sequence ATGAAAAACAGTAAAATTATATTTACAGGTAGCTTTGCCGCAGGCAAAAGTAGCATTTTGGCCCAACTACTAGGAGATACTTTTCAGAGCAGTTATCATACGACAATTGGTCCCCGTTTTTTGGAGCACAAAAGAGGGAAAGACCATTACTTTTTTGTGGATTTGGGCGGAGAAGTGGGCCAAGAAAAAATTCCCGCCATTCGCTTCATCAATGCCAAGCATATTGTTTATGTAGTAGACCTCAGCCGCCCTCAGCTTTTTGAGCAGGCAAAAAAAGATCTGACTTTTTTGAGCCGGCAGTATCCCGATATTCCACTTCATTTTTTGGCCAATAAACAAGACCTACTAGACGAAGATATTTTGGCCAAACGGCTGGCGGCTTTGCCCCAAGAACCCATTTTGGTTTGCAGCGCAAAGACGGCAGAAAATATTCAGGAGATTTGGAAGTTGTTTTAG
- a CDS encoding FISUMP domain-containing protein: MVNVQILAVDRQREHQATLEQFLAPLKASGQIQIVGEQEENPFEAYEEKDLAVNILILLLSPAYLEDAQLEAAPLAQLLARKAQKRREYWVQPILLEACDYSHKPYADYPVFPMPNGQKTALPVLDPSWSSTAEAWKRAVEGVELGVTYIEQQRSNAPTAAGPQQKLLLLTANPKNTQALDLNIEINAIKNALRRSDYRDNFEVELSLDIQKKALLETLLQEKPRFVHFSGHGSGEDGLLFYGASGESELADGPSLAQLFRLFQKYIDCVFLNACYSEAQAKVIAQYIPYVIGTNNALSDQQAILFSEAFYMAIFNGTTPAEAFALASAQVDFQNLPPSAQAMFYEHGQLTLSQKAAASGGTPVGPSRSAEVEKEEEPKVEEPPKTEEPPKAEEPLPQPEVSAEKTASYWTDPKDGQKYPVIKIGKQDWMGRNYALALADSMPSSLADGGQLYSWEQAVKNCPAGWRLPNKSDWEALLIMVDHKSSALKAKTSWVNKKGLDSRQFAALACGEYKLERKLLWQEGHYGHFWSSTDRAGEIYKGEQLAYRLRLAYNSEQCQLAAIYKSSYFSVRYIKIEE, translated from the coding sequence ATGGTAAACGTACAGATTTTGGCCGTGGATAGGCAGCGGGAGCATCAGGCAACTTTAGAGCAGTTTTTGGCTCCTTTAAAGGCTAGCGGACAAATTCAGATTGTGGGGGAGCAGGAAGAAAACCCCTTTGAGGCCTATGAAGAGAAAGACTTGGCCGTTAATATTTTGATCTTATTGCTTTCTCCCGCCTATTTGGAAGATGCCCAATTGGAGGCCGCTCCTTTGGCCCAATTGCTGGCCCGAAAAGCGCAGAAACGCCGCGAGTATTGGGTGCAACCCATTTTGTTGGAGGCCTGCGATTATAGCCATAAACCCTATGCGGATTATCCCGTTTTTCCCATGCCCAATGGGCAAAAAACAGCCCTGCCCGTCTTAGATCCTAGCTGGTCCTCTACCGCAGAGGCCTGGAAAAGAGCCGTGGAAGGGGTAGAATTGGGCGTGACTTATATTGAGCAGCAACGCAGCAATGCGCCTACAGCCGCTGGGCCGCAACAAAAATTGCTTTTGCTGACGGCCAACCCTAAAAATACGCAGGCCTTGGACCTCAATATTGAGATCAATGCCATTAAAAATGCACTTCGCCGCTCTGATTATCGCGATAATTTTGAAGTGGAACTGTCTTTAGACATTCAGAAAAAGGCCCTTTTAGAGACCCTTTTGCAAGAAAAACCTCGCTTTGTCCATTTTTCTGGCCACGGAAGTGGAGAAGACGGCCTACTCTTTTATGGCGCGTCTGGAGAATCAGAATTAGCAGACGGACCAAGTTTGGCCCAACTCTTTCGCCTCTTTCAAAAATACATTGATTGCGTTTTCCTCAATGCTTGTTACTCTGAGGCACAGGCCAAAGTAATTGCGCAATATATTCCCTATGTTATTGGGACCAATAACGCCCTTTCTGATCAGCAGGCCATTTTATTTTCTGAGGCTTTTTATATGGCCATCTTTAACGGTACCACGCCTGCAGAAGCCTTTGCCTTAGCTTCGGCCCAGGTCGATTTTCAAAATTTACCCCCCTCGGCCCAAGCCATGTTTTATGAGCATGGCCAACTGACCCTTTCTCAGAAAGCGGCCGCTAGCGGTGGAACGCCTGTTGGTCCCAGCCGCTCGGCAGAGGTAGAAAAAGAGGAAGAGCCAAAAGTGGAGGAACCGCCAAAAACAGAGGAGCCGCCAAAAGCAGAGGAGCCTCTCCCCCAGCCAGAGGTTTCTGCAGAAAAAACAGCCTCTTATTGGACCGATCCCAAAGATGGGCAAAAGTATCCTGTGATTAAGATTGGGAAACAAGATTGGATGGGGCGCAACTATGCCTTGGCTTTAGCGGACAGCATGCCCTCTAGTTTGGCCGATGGTGGACAGCTATACAGTTGGGAGCAGGCCGTCAAGAACTGTCCTGCCGGTTGGCGCTTGCCCAATAAAAGTGATTGGGAGGCCCTATTGATCATGGTAGATCATAAAAGCTCGGCCCTAAAGGCCAAAACGAGCTGGGTCAATAAAAAAGGGCTAGATAGTCGTCAGTTTGCGGCCCTGGCCTGCGGAGAGTATAAATTGGAGCGCAAACTGCTCTGGCAAGAAGGCCATTATGGCCATTTTTGGTCGAGTACCGATCGGGCTGGAGAGATCTATAAAGGGGAACAACTGGCTTATCGGCTGCGCTTAGCCTATAATAGCGAGCAATGTCAGTTGGCAGCCATTTATAAGAGCAGCTACTTCTCGGTCCGTTACATTAAGATCGAAGAATAA
- a CDS encoding DUF4249 domain-containing protein, whose protein sequence is MRSLSYCFLCLLALSFTACQDVIILDLEESAQQTIVEANILSDAQRAEVRLSKSGGFYQSNDFEMVNGASITLSLNGQNYSFQSDNNGYYWADSLQIQAGDSAFMSISLPDGRQISAAAACPNSVLLDSLSYEEFSFPFGGQIGYRLYYHFQDPADTANYYRTKVWTNGEIEDNYILIEDELRDGDYLDLPFFGPPFEPEDSIQLQLISVNKAYYDYFEQVSEVSQSGASASVPYNPKGNWDDPSILGYFGIIHRHQLQIEMPQ, encoded by the coding sequence ATGCGCAGTTTATCATATTGCTTTTTATGCCTTTTGGCCCTTTCTTTTACCGCCTGCCAAGATGTGATTATCCTCGATTTGGAGGAGTCCGCACAGCAGACCATTGTGGAGGCGAATATCCTGAGCGATGCCCAAAGAGCGGAGGTTCGCCTTTCTAAATCTGGCGGTTTTTACCAAAGTAACGATTTTGAGATGGTCAATGGGGCCAGCATTACGCTTTCGCTCAATGGCCAAAATTATAGCTTCCAAAGCGATAATAATGGCTACTATTGGGCCGATAGTCTGCAAATTCAGGCCGGCGATTCTGCCTTTATGAGCATTAGCCTGCCCGATGGCCGCCAAATTTCGGCCGCGGCCGCCTGCCCCAATTCGGTCTTGCTCGATAGCCTGAGCTATGAAGAGTTTAGCTTTCCCTTTGGCGGCCAAATTGGCTACCGTCTCTATTACCATTTTCAGGACCCCGCCGATACGGCCAACTACTACCGCACGAAGGTCTGGACCAATGGCGAAATAGAGGATAATTACATCCTCATTGAAGACGAACTCCGCGACGGCGATTATCTCGATTTGCCATTTTTTGGCCCACCTTTCGAGCCTGAAGATAGCATCCAATTGCAACTGATTTCGGTCAATAAGGCCTATTACGATTACTTTGAACAGGTCTCGGAGGTCAGCCAATCTGGCGCCTCGGCTAGCGTGCCCTACAACCCCAAAGGAAATTGGGACGACCCTAGTATTTTAGGCTATTTTGGCATCATCCACCGCCACCAACTCCAAATTGAAATGCCGCAATAA
- a CDS encoding S9 family peptidase, whose product MQKFSILVCAFLLLAPLGLQAQKSLSLEDAVMQQWRKFRPEHLRVAQWREDGKGFTQSGPRYQEVFYYEGKKAPESLFSTKDLQAAFGEQVPYIANFGYLSKTEIFLSFRQAYYRYDYKSKKGKKWVAYPQEAANLAFHEETGRLAYTIDNNIYLATEQEEKTAVTRFNNPAIVSGQAIARSEFGISKGLFWSPNGQYLAFYQKDESEVSDYPLVDISSTPAKLRNIKYPMAGQASEKARVGVFDPASGQTVYLKIEGDEADQYLTNLGWGPKSEKIYLAQINRDQNAMRLNVYEAKTGKFIKTLFEEKHERYVEPEKAVWFLPNNPKEFLWASERDGFTHLYRYEAETGKLLNAVSKGNWEVEEILGLDSSGKSVICMGTDPSGLNLYAYKLALNGKKQMQLTKEEGQHHCQLSPNGKWLLDEYSNISTPNVAQLISTKNGKLKREFIKAENPLKDYKVGTTELLTLKAADGTDLQARLIKPSDFDPKKKYPVIVYVYGGPHAQMVTNSWLGGASLWMQQQAEKGYLVFTLDNRGSANRGFDFESIIHRQLGEVEMQDQLVGVNYLKQQAFVDADRMAVHGWSFGGFMTTSLMLRQLGVFRVGVAGGPVTDWKFYEVMYGERYMDRPEQNPEGYAKNRLHNYVDQLQGDLLLIHGSVDDVVVLQHNHSLIQAFVEAEKQVDYFVYPGHPHNVRGKDRVHLMRKVLQYIEDKLN is encoded by the coding sequence ATGCAAAAATTCAGTATTCTAGTTTGTGCCTTTTTATTGTTGGCTCCTTTGGGCTTGCAGGCGCAAAAAAGTTTAAGTTTGGAAGATGCCGTGATGCAACAATGGCGAAAATTTCGGCCAGAGCATTTGAGAGTAGCGCAATGGCGGGAAGACGGCAAGGGCTTTACGCAATCGGGGCCTCGTTATCAGGAAGTATTTTATTATGAGGGCAAAAAGGCGCCAGAATCTTTGTTTTCGACCAAGGATTTGCAGGCGGCTTTTGGGGAGCAGGTTCCTTATATTGCCAACTTTGGCTATTTGTCTAAGACAGAGATTTTCCTCTCTTTTAGGCAGGCCTACTACCGCTACGACTACAAAAGCAAGAAAGGCAAAAAGTGGGTGGCTTATCCGCAGGAGGCGGCCAATCTGGCCTTTCATGAAGAGACGGGCCGTTTGGCTTATACGATAGACAACAATATTTATTTGGCGACGGAGCAGGAGGAAAAAACGGCGGTTACTCGTTTCAATAATCCAGCAATTGTATCGGGCCAAGCCATTGCCCGCAGTGAATTTGGCATTAGCAAGGGCTTATTTTGGTCGCCTAATGGGCAATATTTGGCCTTCTACCAAAAAGACGAGTCGGAGGTATCCGATTATCCTTTGGTCGATATTAGCAGCACCCCCGCCAAATTGCGCAATATTAAGTACCCGATGGCTGGCCAAGCCAGTGAAAAAGCTCGAGTAGGCGTTTTTGATCCAGCATCTGGACAAACCGTTTACCTCAAGATTGAAGGCGATGAAGCCGATCAGTATTTGACCAATTTGGGTTGGGGCCCAAAAAGTGAAAAAATTTATTTGGCGCAGATCAATCGCGACCAAAATGCCATGCGTTTGAACGTTTATGAGGCCAAAACGGGCAAATTCATCAAAACCCTTTTTGAGGAAAAACATGAGCGTTATGTAGAGCCAGAAAAAGCCGTTTGGTTTTTGCCCAACAACCCCAAGGAATTTCTTTGGGCGAGTGAGCGAGATGGCTTTACGCATTTGTATCGCTATGAGGCTGAAACGGGCAAATTGCTCAATGCCGTGAGCAAGGGAAATTGGGAAGTAGAAGAAATTTTGGGCCTAGACAGCAGCGGAAAATCGGTCATTTGTATGGGCACCGACCCTTCTGGTCTTAATTTGTATGCCTACAAGCTTGCCCTAAACGGCAAAAAGCAAATGCAACTGACTAAGGAAGAAGGGCAGCACCACTGCCAATTGAGTCCCAACGGCAAATGGTTGTTGGATGAATATAGCAACATCAGCACGCCTAATGTCGCTCAACTGATCTCGACCAAAAACGGAAAACTAAAGCGGGAGTTCATCAAGGCCGAAAATCCCTTGAAAGATTATAAGGTAGGCACCACCGAGCTACTCACACTCAAAGCTGCCGATGGTACTGATTTGCAGGCGCGTTTGATTAAGCCCTCTGACTTTGATCCGAAGAAAAAATATCCTGTTATTGTTTATGTCTATGGCGGTCCACATGCCCAAATGGTGACCAATAGTTGGTTGGGCGGCGCTTCGCTCTGGATGCAACAGCAGGCCGAAAAAGGCTATTTGGTCTTTACCCTAGACAATCGCGGTTCGGCAAATCGAGGCTTTGATTTTGAGAGCATCATCCACCGCCAATTGGGCGAAGTGGAAATGCAGGACCAATTGGTTGGGGTGAATTACCTCAAGCAACAAGCCTTTGTAGATGCCGATCGGATGGCGGTGCATGGTTGGAGCTTTGGTGGCTTTATGACCACTTCTTTAATGCTTCGTCAGCTAGGTGTTTTCCGTGTTGGTGTAGCGGGTGGCCCAGTAACCGACTGGAAATTTTATGAGGTGATGTATGGCGAGCGCTATATGGATCGTCCAGAACAAAACCCTGAAGGCTATGCCAAAAATCGCCTCCATAATTATGTAGATCAATTGCAGGGCGATCTCTTATTGATTCATGGCAGTGTAGATGATGTGGTCGTTTTGCAACATAACCACAGCCTTATTCAAGCCTTTGTAGAAGCCGAAAAGCAGGTAGATTACTTTGTTTATCCAGGCCATCCGCATAATGTGCGCGGCAAGGATCGGGTGCATTTGATGCGCAAGGTACTGCAGTATATTGAAGATAAGTTGAACTAA
- the zupT gene encoding zinc transporter ZupT has translation MHEHFWAAFGLTVLAGLSTGIGSAIAFVVKGRNFNFLTVSMGFAAGVMLYVSFMEIFPHALAHLDHSHSRHWGVLAFFGGMILVALIDKMIPHEENPHELMTEEELDEQEPGQLERQNSKNGKLMRVGLLTALALALHNFPEGMATFVAALEDPSLGLTIGLAIALHNIPEGIAVSMPVYYATGSKSKAFWYSFLSGVVEPVGAILIFALFGNALDETVMSILLAGVAGIMVFISLDQLLPSARDYGAHHLSIYGMLAGMAVMAVSLLMLGHAH, from the coding sequence ATGCACGAACATTTTTGGGCTGCTTTTGGCCTGACTGTATTGGCGGGTTTGTCTACAGGTATTGGAAGCGCTATTGCTTTTGTAGTAAAGGGGCGCAATTTTAATTTTTTGACGGTTTCTATGGGTTTTGCGGCAGGAGTGATGCTCTATGTTTCCTTTATGGAGATTTTTCCGCATGCTTTGGCCCATTTGGACCACAGTCATAGTCGACATTGGGGCGTACTGGCTTTTTTTGGGGGGATGATCTTAGTGGCCCTAATTGATAAAATGATTCCCCATGAGGAGAACCCTCATGAGTTGATGACCGAAGAGGAGTTGGATGAGCAGGAGCCGGGACAATTGGAGCGGCAAAACAGCAAAAACGGTAAACTAATGCGGGTGGGTTTGCTCACGGCTTTGGCCTTGGCCCTACACAATTTTCCGGAGGGTATGGCTACTTTTGTAGCGGCTTTAGAAGACCCCAGTTTGGGCTTAACCATTGGGTTGGCTATTGCCTTGCACAATATTCCCGAGGGGATTGCGGTCTCTATGCCCGTTTATTATGCTACGGGCAGCAAGTCTAAGGCCTTTTGGTACTCCTTTTTGTCTGGGGTGGTAGAGCCCGTAGGCGCAATTCTTATTTTTGCCCTTTTTGGCAATGCTTTAGATGAGACGGTCATGTCTATTTTATTGGCTGGGGTAGCTGGAATTATGGTCTTTATTTCTCTAGACCAATTGCTGCCTTCTGCTCGAGATTATGGGGCGCACCATTTGTCTATTTATGGAATGTTGGCTGGAATGGCCGTCATGGCAGTCAGTCTGCTAATGTTGGGCCATGCGCACTAA
- a CDS encoding DUF6896 domain-containing protein — MYVKLKKQLLIYAESIRCFEFALMNKYTIKGQPYFFQKLFPSKGVISVQGQAVHYNYHGAGCSLKFPSFDLDYNVVGLGEGDLYISLWSFKEFYRSQETIAEDIPLPQMLACLDLFVQDGLLVCYAENSHRSYFFSENCLDENDISMTKLLNRMN, encoded by the coding sequence ATGTATGTGAAACTGAAGAAACAGTTATTGATCTATGCTGAGAGTATTCGATGCTTTGAATTTGCATTGATGAATAAGTATACTATAAAAGGTCAGCCGTATTTCTTTCAAAAATTATTTCCTTCAAAAGGAGTAATTTCCGTACAGGGCCAAGCTGTACATTACAACTATCATGGTGCAGGCTGTAGTCTTAAATTTCCTAGTTTCGATTTAGATTATAATGTAGTAGGATTAGGGGAGGGGGATTTGTACATATCCTTATGGAGCTTTAAAGAGTTTTATAGGTCTCAAGAAACTATAGCTGAGGATATCCCATTACCTCAAATGCTTGCTTGCTTAGATCTTTTTGTACAGGATGGATTATTAGTTTGTTATGCTGAAAATAGTCATAGAAGCTATTTTTTTTCTGAAAATTGCTTGGATGAAAATGATATAAGCATGACTAAACTATTGAATAGAATGAACTAA